One Mycolicibacterium crocinum DNA window includes the following coding sequences:
- the zwf gene encoding glucose-6-phosphate dehydrogenase codes for MTDRPVPGVVAPAPASWHNPLRDKRDKRMPLIAGPCGVVIFGVTGDLARKKLMPAIYDLANRGLLPPSFSLVGFARRDWADQDFGAVVHDAVCQHARTPFRQEVWDRLAEGFRFVQGSFDDDASFQRLAETLEKLDVERGTGGNHAFYLSIPPKSFPVVCEQLKKSGLARQQEGRWSRVVIEKPFGHDLQSAIELNKVVNSVFPEESVFRIDHYLGKETVQNILALRFANELFEPIWNNHYVDSVQITMAEDIGLGGRGGYYDGIGAARDVIQNHLLQLLALTAMEEPVSFHPSEVRAEKIKVLSATSPVQPLDLTTSRGQYASGWQGGEKVVGLLDEEGFSKTSTTETFAAITLDVDTRRWAGVPFYLRTGKRLGRRVTEVALVFRRAPHLPFDATMTEELGKNALVIRVQPDEGITLRFGSKVPGSAMEVRDVNMDFSYGSAFAEDSPEAYERLILDVLLGEPSLFPGNAEVELSWEILDPVLEYWASHGKPDPYESGTWGPDSAFEMLQRSGREWRRP; via the coding sequence ATGACGGACCGGCCCGTACCCGGGGTGGTAGCGCCCGCTCCGGCCTCCTGGCACAACCCGCTGCGCGACAAGCGGGACAAGCGAATGCCGTTGATCGCCGGGCCGTGCGGCGTGGTGATCTTCGGTGTCACCGGCGATCTCGCCCGCAAGAAGCTGATGCCGGCGATCTACGACCTGGCCAACCGGGGGCTGTTGCCGCCGTCGTTCTCCCTCGTCGGCTTCGCGCGACGGGACTGGGCCGACCAGGATTTCGGCGCTGTCGTGCACGATGCGGTCTGCCAGCATGCCCGCACCCCCTTTCGTCAGGAGGTGTGGGATCGGCTGGCCGAGGGTTTCCGATTCGTCCAGGGCTCGTTCGACGACGATGCGTCGTTCCAGCGGCTGGCCGAGACGCTGGAAAAGCTCGATGTGGAACGCGGCACGGGCGGCAACCATGCCTTCTACCTATCGATTCCACCGAAGTCGTTCCCGGTGGTGTGTGAGCAGCTGAAGAAGTCCGGGCTGGCCCGTCAGCAAGAGGGCCGCTGGAGCCGGGTCGTCATCGAGAAGCCCTTCGGGCATGACCTGCAGAGCGCCATCGAACTCAACAAGGTGGTCAACAGCGTCTTCCCCGAGGAGTCGGTGTTCCGCATCGACCACTACCTCGGTAAGGAGACGGTGCAGAACATCCTGGCGCTGCGATTCGCCAACGAGCTGTTCGAGCCGATCTGGAACAACCATTACGTCGACAGCGTGCAGATCACGATGGCCGAGGACATCGGCCTTGGTGGGCGTGGCGGCTATTACGACGGGATCGGGGCGGCGCGCGACGTCATCCAGAACCACCTGTTGCAGCTGCTGGCGCTGACCGCGATGGAAGAGCCGGTGAGCTTCCATCCGAGCGAGGTCAGGGCCGAGAAGATCAAGGTGCTCTCGGCCACCTCGCCCGTGCAGCCGTTGGACCTGACCACCTCTCGCGGTCAATACGCCTCGGGCTGGCAGGGCGGCGAGAAGGTCGTCGGACTGCTCGACGAGGAGGGCTTCTCGAAGACCTCCACCACCGAGACGTTCGCCGCGATCACGCTTGACGTCGACACCCGGCGGTGGGCCGGCGTCCCGTTCTATCTGCGGACCGGAAAGCGGTTGGGCCGCAGGGTCACCGAGGTCGCCCTGGTGTTCCGTCGTGCTCCACACCTGCCGTTCGACGCGACGATGACCGAGGAACTCGGGAAGAACGCCTTGGTGATTCGCGTTCAGCCCGACGAGGGCATCACGCTGCGCTTCGGCTCGAAGGTGCCCGGGAGCGCGATGGAAGTTCGCGACGTCAACATGGACTTCTCCTACGGTTCGGCGTTCGCCGAGGATTCGCCGGAGGCTTACGAGCGGCTGATCCTCGACGTGCTGCTGGGCGAGCCGTCGCTGTTCCCCGGCAACGCCGAGGTCGAATTGTCCTGGGAGATACTCGATCCCGTGCTGGAGTACTGGGCTTCACACGGCAAGCCCGATCCCTACGAATCGGGCACCTGGGGTCCCGATTCGGCGTTCGAGATGCTGCAGCGGTCCGGTCGCGAATGGAGGCGTCCGTAA
- the tal gene encoding transaldolase translates to MAQNPNLAALSAAGVSVWLDDLSRDRLRSGNLQELIDTRSVVGVTTNPSIFQAALSHGNAYDAQVSELAERGADVDATIRTVTTDDVREACDVLRPQWEASDGVDGRVSIEVDPRLAHDTDKTILQAIELWKIVDRPNLLIKIPATEAGVPAIASVLAEGISVNVTLIFSVERYKLVMDAYLQGLEKAKEAGHDIAKIHSVASFFVSRVDTEIDKRLEKIGSDEALALRGQAGVANARLAYAAYEEVFLGGDRFGALRDAGARVQRPLWASTGVKNPDYSDTLYVTELVAPNTVNTMPEKTMDAVADHGVVTGDTITGTAAASQEVFDKLDAIGIDLRDVFLVLENEGVDKFEKSWQELLDATQEQLNAAAK, encoded by the coding sequence ATGGCACAGAATCCCAACCTCGCCGCACTGTCCGCGGCCGGGGTGTCCGTCTGGCTCGACGACCTGTCCCGGGACCGGCTGCGGTCGGGCAACTTGCAGGAGCTGATCGACACTCGCAGCGTGGTCGGTGTCACCACCAACCCGTCGATCTTCCAGGCCGCTCTGTCGCACGGAAACGCCTATGACGCACAGGTTTCCGAGCTCGCCGAGCGTGGTGCCGACGTCGACGCGACGATCCGCACCGTCACCACCGACGATGTCCGCGAGGCCTGCGACGTGCTCCGGCCACAGTGGGAGGCCTCCGACGGCGTCGACGGCCGGGTCTCGATCGAGGTCGACCCGCGCCTGGCGCACGACACCGACAAGACCATTCTGCAGGCCATCGAGCTGTGGAAGATCGTCGACCGGCCCAACCTGCTGATCAAGATCCCCGCCACCGAGGCGGGTGTGCCGGCCATCGCATCGGTTCTGGCCGAAGGCATTTCGGTGAACGTGACGCTGATCTTCTCGGTCGAGCGCTACAAGCTGGTGATGGACGCCTACCTCCAGGGTCTGGAGAAGGCCAAGGAAGCCGGCCACGACATCGCCAAGATCCATTCCGTCGCATCGTTCTTCGTGTCCCGGGTGGACACCGAGATCGACAAGCGTCTGGAGAAGATCGGCTCCGACGAGGCGCTCGCGCTGCGCGGACAGGCCGGCGTCGCCAACGCCCGACTGGCCTACGCCGCCTACGAGGAGGTGTTCCTCGGCGGCGACCGGTTCGGCGCCCTGCGCGACGCGGGTGCCCGGGTGCAGCGACCGCTGTGGGCATCCACGGGTGTGAAGAATCCGGACTACTCCGACACCCTCTACGTCACCGAGCTGGTCGCCCCCAACACGGTGAACACCATGCCGGAGAAGACGATGGACGCCGTCGCCGACCACGGCGTCGTCACCGGCGACACGATCACCGGCACCGCGGCGGCCTCTCAGGAAGTGTTCGACAAGCTCGACGCCATCGGCATCGACCTGCGCGACGTGTTCCTGGTACTGGAGAACGAGGGCGTGGACAAATTCGAGAAGTCCTGGCAGGAACTGCTCGACGCCACCCAGGAACAGCTCAACGCCGCGGCCAAATGA
- a CDS encoding heme o synthase has product MRVREVHLVDGAPVRFRDRLLGYLALTKPRVIELLLVTTIPAMLLAGRGTVDLPLIFNTLFGGLLAAAGANTLNCVADADIDKVMKRTERRPLARATVPRSHALVFGLTLSVGSFFWLWWTTNLLSAHLAAATIAFYVLIYTLLLKRRTSQNVVWGGAAGCMPVMIGWSAVTDTIGWQALVMFAIIFFWTPPHTWALAMKYKDDYAAAGVPMLPVVATERQVTKQILIYTWLTVIATLALAPAAGWLYGSVAALAGGWFLIMAHRLHAGVRRGNPVKPLRLFLHSNNYLALVFVALAVDSALALPTLFS; this is encoded by the coding sequence GTGAGAGTTCGCGAAGTGCACCTCGTTGACGGGGCGCCCGTTCGGTTCCGCGACCGGCTCCTCGGCTACCTCGCGCTGACCAAGCCGCGCGTCATCGAGCTGCTGCTCGTCACCACGATTCCGGCCATGCTGCTGGCCGGCCGCGGCACGGTCGACCTGCCGCTGATCTTCAACACCCTGTTCGGTGGTCTGCTGGCCGCGGCGGGCGCCAACACGCTGAACTGCGTGGCCGACGCCGACATCGACAAGGTGATGAAGCGCACGGAGCGCCGCCCGCTGGCCCGGGCCACGGTACCGCGCAGCCACGCCCTGGTGTTCGGCCTGACGCTGTCGGTCGGTTCGTTCTTCTGGCTCTGGTGGACCACCAACCTGCTCTCGGCGCATCTGGCCGCGGCCACGATCGCGTTCTACGTGCTGATCTACACCCTGCTGCTCAAGCGGCGCACCTCGCAGAACGTGGTGTGGGGCGGCGCGGCCGGCTGCATGCCGGTGATGATCGGCTGGTCGGCGGTCACCGACACGATCGGCTGGCAGGCCCTGGTGATGTTCGCGATCATCTTCTTCTGGACGCCGCCGCATACCTGGGCGCTGGCCATGAAGTACAAAGACGACTACGCGGCCGCCGGCGTCCCGATGCTGCCCGTGGTGGCCACCGAGCGCCAGGTCACCAAGCAGATCCTGATCTACACCTGGCTGACCGTGATCGCCACGCTGGCGCTCGCGCCTGCCGCCGGCTGGCTGTATGGCTCGGTGGCGGCGCTCGCCGGTGGCTGGTTCCTGATCATGGCGCACCGCCTGCATGCGGGCGTGCGCCGCGGCAACCCGGTCAAGCCGCTGCGTCTGTTCCTGCATTCGAACAACTACCTGGCGCTGGTCTTCGTCGCGCTGGCCGTCGATTCCGCCCTCGCGCTGCCGACCCTGTTCAGCTAA
- a CDS encoding quinone oxidoreductase family protein — MHAIEIAETGGPEVLNYVEKPQPTPGPAEVLIAADAIGVNYIDTYFRSGLYPRELPFVLGTEVCGTIAAVGDDVAAIKPGDRVVTAVASGAYAEFCTAPADFVAYVPDSVPSDAIASALLKGMTAHYLIKSVYAVQARDFVLVHAGAGGVGLILTQWATSLGARVITTASSREKAELSRQAGAIEVLDYPDEPSEFAAKIRDLTNGHGVAAVYDGVGKTTFDASLASLAVRGTLALFGASSGPVPPVDPQRLNAAGSVFLTRPNLAHFTRTPDEFAWRAGELLDAIASGSITITVGGHYPLAEAAQAHRDLQGRKTTGSIVLLPQN, encoded by the coding sequence ATGCACGCAATTGAAATTGCCGAGACGGGCGGCCCCGAGGTCCTGAACTACGTCGAGAAGCCGCAACCCACGCCCGGCCCGGCCGAGGTGCTGATCGCCGCGGACGCAATCGGCGTCAACTACATCGACACCTACTTCCGTTCCGGCCTGTATCCGCGGGAGCTGCCCTTCGTGCTGGGCACCGAGGTGTGCGGCACGATCGCCGCCGTCGGAGACGACGTCGCCGCGATCAAGCCCGGCGACCGGGTGGTCACCGCGGTGGCGTCCGGAGCCTACGCCGAATTCTGCACGGCCCCAGCGGATTTCGTCGCCTACGTACCGGACTCGGTGCCGTCGGACGCGATCGCGTCGGCACTGCTGAAGGGGATGACAGCGCACTACCTGATCAAGTCGGTGTACGCGGTGCAGGCCCGCGACTTCGTCCTGGTGCATGCCGGCGCAGGCGGCGTGGGGCTGATCTTGACGCAGTGGGCCACGAGCCTCGGTGCGCGGGTGATCACGACTGCCTCCAGTCGTGAGAAGGCGGAGTTGTCGCGGCAGGCCGGCGCGATCGAGGTGCTCGACTATCCGGATGAACCGAGCGAGTTCGCCGCCAAGATCCGCGACCTCACCAATGGGCACGGGGTCGCGGCGGTCTACGACGGCGTCGGCAAGACGACGTTCGATGCCAGCCTGGCGAGCTTGGCGGTCCGCGGCACCCTGGCGCTGTTCGGCGCGTCCAGCGGACCGGTTCCGCCGGTCGACCCGCAGCGCCTCAACGCCGCCGGGTCGGTGTTCCTCACCCGGCCCAACCTCGCCCACTTCACCCGGACACCGGATGAATTCGCTTGGCGAGCGGGCGAATTACTGGACGCGATCGCCAGCGGCTCGATCACGATCACGGTCGGCGGACACTATCCGCTCGCGGAGGCGGCGCAGGCGCACCGCGATCTGCAAGGCCGCAAGACGACCGGCTCGATTGTCCTGCTGCCTCAGAATTAG
- the opcA gene encoding glucose-6-phosphate dehydrogenase assembly protein OpcA encodes MIVDLPDTTTNELNKKITALREEGGAITLGRVLTLVVAPDIEARVEDAIEAAVSASREHPCRIIVVVPADRLANDARLDGQLRVGADAGAGEVVVLRISGPLSHHASSVVLPFLLPDTPVVAWWPGVAPAVPAEDPLGRLAIRRITDATGTEDPLAAIKSRLQGYTDGDTDLAWSRITYWRALLASAVDQAPYEPLTSALVSGLKDEPALDILAGWLASRIDGTVTRAVGELKVELVRDSETVTLARPQEGITATLTRTARPEALLPLPRRETRECLAEDLRRLDADEIYHEALAGIEKVQYV; translated from the coding sequence ATGATTGTCGACCTGCCCGATACGACCACCAACGAGCTCAACAAGAAGATCACCGCGCTGCGCGAAGAGGGCGGGGCGATCACGCTGGGCCGGGTGCTGACGCTGGTGGTGGCGCCCGACATCGAGGCCCGGGTGGAGGACGCCATCGAGGCCGCGGTCTCCGCGAGCCGGGAACACCCCTGCCGCATCATCGTCGTTGTTCCCGCCGACCGGTTGGCGAACGACGCTCGGCTGGACGGGCAGTTGCGGGTGGGCGCCGACGCCGGCGCCGGTGAGGTGGTGGTGCTGCGGATCTCCGGGCCGCTGTCTCATCACGCCAGCAGCGTGGTGCTGCCGTTCCTGCTGCCCGACACCCCGGTGGTGGCCTGGTGGCCGGGCGTCGCCCCGGCGGTCCCCGCCGAGGATCCGTTGGGCCGCTTGGCCATTCGGCGGATCACCGATGCCACGGGGACCGAAGACCCGCTGGCGGCGATCAAGAGCCGGCTGCAGGGCTACACCGATGGTGACACCGACCTGGCGTGGAGCCGGATCACCTACTGGCGTGCCCTGCTGGCGTCAGCGGTGGATCAGGCCCCGTACGAGCCGCTGACGTCGGCGCTGGTGTCCGGCCTCAAGGACGAGCCGGCCCTCGACATCCTGGCGGGCTGGCTGGCCAGCCGGATCGACGGCACAGTGACCCGAGCGGTGGGCGAGCTGAAGGTCGAGCTGGTGCGCGACTCCGAGACGGTGACGCTCGCCCGCCCGCAGGAGGGCATCACCGCCACCCTGACCCGCACCGCACGCCCGGAGGCGCTGCTGCCGTTGCCTCGCCGCGAGACCCGGGAATGCCTGGCCGAAGATCTTCGCCGGCTCGATGCCGACGAGATTTACCACGAGGCGTTGGCGGGTATTGAGAAGGTGCAGTACGTCTAG
- the pgl gene encoding 6-phosphogluconolactonase, which produces MSQIVETYPDSSALVAAVGDRLVEAITTAIASRGRAFIVLTGGGTGINLLKHVGAHDEAIDWSKVHVFWGDERYVPADDDERNDKQAREALLDHIDIPDSNVHPMAASDGEFGDDLDAAALAYESVLAANAESGEPTPVFDVHLLGMGPEGHINSLFPHTPAVAETKRLVVGVEDSPKPPPRRITLTLPAVTRSREVWLVVSGEGKAEAVAEAVGGAKPADWPAAGAKGREATVWLLDTEAASKLQD; this is translated from the coding sequence ATGAGCCAGATAGTCGAGACCTACCCGGACAGCTCAGCGCTGGTGGCCGCCGTCGGCGACCGGCTGGTGGAGGCGATCACCACCGCGATCGCGTCGCGCGGGCGGGCGTTCATCGTATTGACCGGTGGCGGAACGGGAATCAACCTGCTCAAGCATGTCGGCGCGCACGACGAGGCGATCGACTGGTCGAAGGTGCACGTCTTCTGGGGCGACGAACGCTACGTGCCGGCCGACGACGACGAGCGCAACGACAAGCAGGCCCGCGAGGCACTGCTCGACCACATCGACATCCCGGACAGCAACGTGCATCCGATGGCGGCCAGCGACGGCGAGTTCGGCGACGACCTGGACGCGGCGGCGCTGGCCTACGAGAGCGTGCTCGCCGCCAACGCCGAATCCGGCGAGCCAACACCGGTTTTCGATGTCCATCTGCTCGGAATGGGTCCGGAAGGTCACATCAATTCGCTGTTCCCGCACACTCCTGCCGTCGCGGAAACCAAGCGTCTGGTGGTCGGTGTCGAGGACTCCCCCAAACCCCCGCCGCGGCGGATCACGCTGACACTGCCTGCCGTCACCCGCTCGCGCGAAGTGTGGTTGGTGGTGTCGGGTGAGGGCAAGGCCGAGGCGGTCGCCGAGGCGGTCGGCGGCGCGAAACCGGCCGACTGGCCGGCGGCGGGCGCGAAGGGCCGTGAGGCCACGGTTTGGCTTCTCGACACCGAGGCGGCCAGCAAGCTGCAAGACTGA
- a CDS encoding ATP-grasp domain-containing protein: MSARPNLARPDVFHPSIVLAGCPQLVTGDGDDDGLVAALRARGLHARWLSWDDPQTETADLVILRAAWDYAERREEFLAWTRRVRHLLNAPDVVAWNSDKHYLQDLADAGVPTIASFFVEPGNTVRLPTGEIVVKPAIGAGSIDTGRFVDAAAARKHVRALQDSGRTALIQPYDARVEQGETALVFLGGRQSHAFTKGPMLPPEGESPTLHDSGTYVEESLAPADPDFEMWDVGAAALAAAAGHLGIDISEFLYARVDLIGGADNPLLLELEVIEPGLGWRQLDERTRDLQQRAFALEVESALERLGLGPLSHRRP, translated from the coding sequence GTGAGTGCTCGCCCGAATCTGGCTCGTCCCGATGTCTTCCATCCGAGCATCGTGCTGGCCGGATGCCCGCAACTGGTGACGGGCGACGGTGACGACGACGGGCTGGTCGCCGCCCTGCGCGCCCGGGGTCTGCATGCCCGCTGGCTGTCCTGGGACGACCCCCAGACCGAGACGGCCGACCTGGTGATCCTGCGGGCCGCGTGGGACTACGCCGAACGTCGCGAGGAGTTCCTGGCCTGGACCAGGCGGGTGCGCCATCTGCTCAACGCGCCGGACGTGGTGGCCTGGAACAGCGACAAGCATTATTTGCAGGACCTCGCCGACGCGGGCGTCCCCACCATCGCGTCGTTCTTCGTCGAGCCCGGGAACACCGTGCGTCTGCCCACGGGCGAGATCGTGGTCAAACCCGCCATCGGCGCCGGCTCGATCGACACCGGCAGGTTCGTCGACGCCGCCGCGGCGCGCAAGCACGTCCGCGCCCTGCAGGACAGCGGACGCACCGCGTTGATCCAGCCCTACGACGCCCGCGTCGAGCAAGGGGAGACCGCGCTGGTGTTCCTCGGCGGCCGGCAGTCGCACGCGTTCACCAAAGGGCCGATGCTGCCGCCGGAAGGGGAGTCGCCCACGCTGCACGATTCCGGGACTTACGTCGAGGAGTCGCTGGCCCCGGCCGATCCCGACTTCGAGATGTGGGACGTCGGTGCGGCCGCGCTGGCCGCCGCCGCGGGCCATCTGGGCATCGACATCAGTGAATTTCTTTACGCCCGAGTCGATCTCATCGGCGGCGCCGACAATCCGCTGCTGCTGGAGCTCGAGGTGATCGAGCCGGGGCTGGGCTGGCGTCAGCTCGACGAACGCACCCGCGATCTGCAGCAGCGTGCCTTCGCCCTCGAAGTCGAGTCAGCCCTCGAGCGTCTTGGGCTCGGTCCGCTGTCGCATCGACGCCCATAG
- a CDS encoding COX15/CtaA family protein, with the protein MPVGRFFLRLVDLLPLPSLRVQRIIAAAVILTQGGIAVTGAIVRVTASGLGCPTWPQCFPGSFVPVPHAEVPGIHQAVEFGNRMITFLVVITAILAVLAVTRARRRREVLVYGWLMPASTVVQAVLGGITVLAGLAWWTVAIHLLASMAMVWLATLLFVKIGEPDDGISTALVPKPLRHLTVLGAVTLAAILVTGTLVTGAGPHAGDKSPQRVVPRLEVEILTLVHMHSTLLIAYLALLVGLAAGLQAVFAPRSIMTRLAVLVGLVLAQGLVGAVQFFTGVPAALVAVHVAGAAACTAATAALWASMRQRTEPKTLEG; encoded by the coding sequence GTGCCCGTCGGACGGTTTTTCCTGCGACTGGTGGACCTGCTGCCACTGCCGAGCCTGCGCGTCCAGCGCATCATCGCCGCCGCGGTGATCCTGACCCAGGGCGGCATCGCCGTCACCGGTGCGATCGTCCGCGTCACCGCGTCGGGGCTGGGTTGCCCGACGTGGCCGCAGTGCTTCCCCGGCAGCTTCGTCCCGGTCCCGCACGCCGAAGTGCCCGGCATTCACCAGGCCGTCGAGTTCGGCAACCGGATGATCACCTTCCTGGTCGTGATCACCGCGATCCTGGCCGTGCTGGCCGTCACCCGCGCCCGGCGCCGCCGTGAGGTGCTCGTCTACGGCTGGTTGATGCCGGCGTCGACGGTGGTGCAGGCGGTGCTCGGCGGCATCACGGTGCTGGCCGGGCTGGCCTGGTGGACCGTGGCGATTCACCTGCTGGCCTCGATGGCGATGGTGTGGCTGGCCACCCTGCTCTTCGTCAAGATCGGCGAGCCCGACGACGGCATCTCGACCGCGCTGGTGCCCAAGCCGCTGCGGCACCTGACGGTGCTCGGTGCGGTGACGCTGGCCGCGATTCTGGTCACCGGCACCTTGGTGACCGGCGCAGGCCCGCACGCCGGGGACAAGAGCCCGCAGCGGGTGGTGCCGCGCCTCGAGGTCGAGATCCTCACGCTGGTGCACATGCATTCGACGCTGCTGATCGCGTACCTGGCGCTGCTGGTCGGGCTGGCCGCAGGCCTTCAGGCGGTGTTCGCGCCGCGGTCGATCATGACGCGGCTGGCGGTGCTCGTCGGTCTTGTTCTGGCCCAGGGCTTGGTCGGTGCGGTGCAGTTCTTCACCGGTGTCCCGGCCGCATTGGTGGCCGTGCACGTCGCGGGCGCGGCGGCCTGCACCGCTGCCACCGCGGCGCTATGGGCGTCGATGCGACAGCGGACCGAGCCCAAGACGCTCGAGGGCTGA
- the tkt gene encoding transketolase, translating to MTTVEEIATLTEPHHPEDWTELDSKAVDTVRVLAADAVQKVGNGHPGTAMSLAPLAYTLFQRVMRHDPSDTHWLGRDRFILSCGHSSLTLYLQLYLGGFGLELSDIESLRTWGSKTPGHPEFRHTKGVEITTGPLGQGLASAVGMAMAARYERGLFDPDAPAGTSPFDHYIYVIASDGDIEEGITSEASSLAGTQQLGNLIVFYDHNKISIEHNTDIALSEDVPARYRAYGWHVQEVEGGENVVGIEHAIAEAKKVTDRPSFISVRTIIGYPAPTKMNTGGVHGSALGDDEVAATKKVLGFDPDKRFEVHDEVIAHTRKLVDRGREAHEKWQGEFDAWAQREPERKALLDRLLAQELPDGWDADITYWEPGSKAVATRAAFGQVLNDVAPKLPELWGGSADLAGSNNTTIKGVKSFGPPSISTDDFTADWYGRVLHFGIREHAMGAILSGIVLHGPTRAFGGTFLQFSDYMRASVRLASLMDIDTIYIWTHDSIGLGEDGPTHQPIEHLAALRAIPKLSVVRPGDPNETAYAWRSIIARGNGAGPVGFILTRQGIPVLEGTSAEGVQKGGYVLGGGNPADDADVIIIATGSELQLAVEAQKLLAAKDINAYVVSMPCVEWFNSQPQEYRDSVLPPDVSARVAVEAGVAQSWYRFVGDTGEIISIEHYGESADDKTLFREFGFTAEAVADAAERVIDN from the coding sequence GTGACCACTGTCGAAGAGATCGCCACGCTGACCGAACCCCACCACCCCGAGGACTGGACGGAGCTGGACTCCAAGGCCGTCGACACGGTGCGGGTACTGGCCGCCGACGCGGTGCAGAAGGTCGGCAACGGGCACCCGGGCACGGCGATGAGCCTGGCTCCGCTGGCCTACACGTTGTTCCAGCGGGTGATGCGCCACGATCCGAGCGACACCCACTGGCTGGGCCGCGACCGGTTCATCCTGTCCTGCGGGCACAGCAGCCTGACGCTGTACCTGCAGCTGTATCTGGGCGGATTCGGCCTGGAGCTCTCCGACATCGAGTCGCTGCGCACCTGGGGTTCCAAGACCCCCGGCCACCCGGAGTTCCGCCACACCAAGGGTGTCGAGATCACCACCGGCCCGCTGGGCCAGGGCCTGGCCTCCGCGGTCGGCATGGCGATGGCCGCACGGTACGAGCGCGGCCTGTTCGACCCCGACGCGCCGGCCGGCACCAGCCCGTTCGATCACTACATCTACGTCATCGCCTCCGACGGCGACATCGAAGAGGGCATCACCAGCGAGGCGTCGTCCCTGGCCGGCACCCAGCAGCTGGGCAACCTGATCGTGTTCTACGACCACAACAAGATTTCGATCGAGCACAACACCGACATCGCGTTGAGCGAGGACGTTCCCGCCCGCTACCGCGCCTACGGCTGGCATGTGCAGGAAGTCGAGGGCGGCGAGAACGTCGTCGGCATCGAGCACGCCATCGCCGAGGCCAAGAAGGTCACCGACCGGCCGTCGTTCATCTCGGTCCGCACGATCATCGGCTATCCGGCCCCCACCAAGATGAACACCGGCGGGGTGCACGGCTCCGCGCTCGGCGACGACGAGGTAGCTGCCACCAAGAAGGTCCTCGGCTTCGACCCGGATAAGAGGTTCGAGGTGCACGACGAGGTCATCGCGCACACCCGCAAGCTCGTCGATCGAGGCCGCGAAGCCCACGAGAAGTGGCAGGGTGAGTTCGACGCCTGGGCGCAGCGCGAGCCGGAACGCAAGGCACTGCTGGACCGGCTGCTCGCCCAGGAACTGCCCGACGGCTGGGATGCCGACATCACCTACTGGGAGCCGGGATCCAAGGCGGTCGCCACCCGTGCCGCATTCGGCCAGGTGCTCAACGACGTCGCGCCGAAGCTGCCCGAATTGTGGGGCGGTTCAGCCGATCTCGCGGGCAGCAACAACACGACGATCAAGGGCGTCAAGTCGTTCGGGCCGCCGTCGATCTCCACCGACGACTTCACCGCCGACTGGTACGGCCGGGTGCTGCACTTCGGGATCCGTGAGCACGCGATGGGCGCGATCCTGTCCGGCATCGTGCTGCACGGCCCTACGCGCGCGTTCGGCGGCACGTTCCTGCAGTTCTCCGACTACATGCGCGCATCGGTGCGACTGGCCTCGCTGATGGACATCGACACCATCTACATCTGGACGCACGACTCGATCGGCCTGGGCGAGGACGGCCCCACCCACCAGCCGATCGAGCATCTGGCCGCGCTGCGGGCGATCCCCAAGCTGTCGGTGGTGCGCCCCGGCGACCCGAACGAGACCGCGTACGCGTGGCGCAGCATCATCGCCCGCGGCAACGGTGCGGGCCCGGTCGGTTTCATCCTCACCCGCCAGGGCATTCCGGTGCTCGAGGGCACCAGCGCCGAAGGCGTCCAGAAGGGCGGCTACGTCCTTGGTGGCGGCAACCCGGCCGACGACGCCGACGTGATCATCATCGCCACCGGCTCGGAGCTGCAGCTGGCCGTCGAGGCTCAGAAGTTGTTGGCCGCCAAGGACATCAACGCCTACGTGGTGTCGATGCCCTGTGTCGAGTGGTTCAACTCGCAGCCGCAGGAGTACCGCGACAGCGTGCTGCCTCCGGACGTGTCGGCCCGCGTCGCGGTGGAAGCCGGGGTGGCCCAGAGCTGGTACCGGTTCGTCGGCGACACCGGCGAAATCATCTCGATCGAGCATTACGGCGAATCCGCCGACGACAAGACCCTGTTCCGCGAATTCGGATTCACCGCAGAAGCCGTCGCCGACGCCGCGGAACGCGTGATCGACAACTAA